Below is a genomic region from Echinicola rosea.
GAAATAAACGCTCCCCTAAAGCCTGCTGCTTTTAGGGCTATTTTAACAACTCTGTTAAGCCCTTTTTCGTATCGCGCAGATTCATAGACTTCGCCGGCAAAGGATTTTACGGTGCTGATGGATTGTAGGGTTTCTTCTACGATGACATTGGCTGAAGCCAGTTCATCTTGGGTTTCTTTGGAGAGTTTTCGGATAAATTTACCAAAAACCATGGCGATGATCACCAAAACCGGAAAAGTGGCCAGCATAAACAGCGTCAGCCGTGGAGTGGTCACAAAAAGGAAAACAGTCCCAGCCAGCAAGGTAATGATCTGCCTGAAAAGCTCCGCCAAGGTGACAGAAAATGTATCCTGTAGCAAGCTGACATCCGAAGTGATCCGGCTGATCAGCTCTCCTGTACGGCGCTTGTCAAAGAAACTCATCGGCAGGTGCACTAATCTTCCGTAAAGCGAAAGCCGAATATCGCGCATGGACCGTTCACTTACCAAAGCAAATAACCAGACCCTGAAAAAAGAAAATACACTCTGCACGAATAGAATACCGACAAGCACCAAGGCGATGGTGTTGATATTCGAAAACATCCATTCCTTGCCCTGCGCCACGTCGATAAGCTTACCGGCGACATAAGGAAAGGCCAAGAGTGTTAGGCTCGAAAACAACAGGAAGATCAACCCTAACGTAAAAATCCCTTTGTAGGGCAAAACAAAATTAAAAATGCCAATCAGCTTACTGAGGTTTTTCTTGTTCAGCTTCCTCTTTTCGTGTTCTTCCAGTGCTTTTTTCTTTTTTGCCATATCGGATGGGCTACTTGTTCATTTGCGGCTACAAATGTACAAGATTTGGTTTATAAATGATAACGTTCGCTATATCAATAGAAAATATGGGGCCAGTCGGTAAATGCTGTTTGTAACTACGGTCTATTTCCGCTTTCGGATGAACAATGCACCAATTCTTTTGAAGATTTTTTTCTCCTTCTCCCAAAAGAATGAAAACTGGCCAAAGAGAAAGCCATAGGCCAGTAGCATGATCTGGTAAAGTGGCAAGACCAATAGTAGATAAAATACCGTCTTCCAAAATCCCCCTGAGGACATGTCCACTCCCAAAAGATCAAAAATTGGTTGTTTGATAAACAGCACCGTAAATCCTGTACAGGCAAATACCAAAAGCACCAACAGGACCTGCCAGATGCTCTTGAGTTGCCATTTTTGTTGGAGTCTTTTCAGGAAGCCATTTTCATTCATGCTACATTCTCTTCATTTGGACAAGGCAAATTATCCATAATTATGTATATCTGCAATGAGACCAGTAATCATCGAGGCATTAAATAGATCCTCACAAAAGCCACGGAAATCCCAGAAAAGCCTTGTTTCATTCTGGGTATTCTGTGCTTTCGGTGAGAAATAAAACCTACTGACAAGAAAGCGTATCATTACATAAAAGGTTCCAACAGCCTATATACGTTCCTCAAATATTGGCAGTTAATCCTTTTCACTTCTGCCGCGGCCAGGTAATCGCTATAATGCCGCATTAATCTACCCTGAAAATCGGATACCTCATGTGCTCCTTTTCTTTCCAAGGAGAATGTTCATACACCCATCTCAATTGGGCAGAACCATCCCTTGCGAAGTCAGTATCGGCAGCCTTTTTCTTTTCCAGCTCTTCCTGCAATCCCGGATTTTGTGCCAGGTAATCGGCTGCCAAATCTTCAAACACATAGGCAGAATATCCTTCTTTGGACTGAAGGATGGTGTCAAAATAATTCCACGCAAAGTAGCTGTCTTCAGCCTGAGGCTCCAGCACTTCCATGATGAAGCCATTGACGGACTGGTCCATGGGCACAAGCCAGTCACCGGCGCGAAGGCTTACCTCTTGGGAAGTCTTTCTTACCTGAATATTGGAGTGGAGGTAATGGCCTTCATAGGGCTTTTGTAAGGTTTCGAAGTCTGTGATATGGTACGCCGTGACGCGAATGGTAGAGTCAGCCTTCACCGTCTTCATATGCACTTGATTTCGCCGTAGATTTTCTACTACCTTTAGCCAACCTTGGGGAATGACGTAATAGTTTGGCTTTTTGATCGAGAGCGAGGGGGAATAGGTATCGTAAAAATCCACTGCTGCCTCAAAAGGCTTATTGCGGTCATAAAAAAGCCTTGGCTCACCAGAGATCTCACTCGCCTTATGGCCTGATTCGTAGCCTAGAAAATCGATTTTCACTGGATTCTCCTTTACAATTTGGTAGTTAAAATCGAAGCTTTCTTGGTTTTTCGCTGCTTCCCGATCTGCTTCCACCGCCGTGACAATCTCCTCCCTGTCCCGCTCAAAAACCGTCGTATAAGACTGGAAGAGTTTGTACATACTTTCTACCCGTTGCCGATAGGTTTTGAGCATATGCGCTTCTGGTACGTAGCTAATGGTGTGGAAAAGTGAAGCATAGCCGCTGGAATACCGCGGTGAATCCTTAAACTGTGACCATCCGTTTTCGGGTACATCGCCCCAGACATTCACATAAGGCACCAAGGGAGAACCACGCTCTTTCATTTGGCTGAAGAGGCCAGGGGTGAGTTTTTCATACATGTACTTTCCGGCAGCTCCGCCTAGCATATTATGCTGTGTCTCAATGAAGGTCATGACGTGCTGGTAATCTGCGCCATTGCTGGTGTGGGTATCAATGAAGACGTGCGGCTGCAGCCACTGAAAAATTTCCTGAAAGCTCTTGGAGTTTTCAGTGTCTGTTTTGATAAAATCCCTGTTCAGGTCATAGTTACGGGCATTTCCCCGAAACCCATGGGCTTTGGGTCCTTCTTGGTTTACCCGGGTGGTCGAATTTCTATTGAGGTGCCCACCGATGTTATAAACCGGAATCAAGGCCAGCACCATGTCTTCCTCCCAGTTTTCTTTTCCCTGCAAAATATCCCGGAGGTACATCATGGAAGCATCAATGCCCACAGGCTCACCCGGGTGGATGCCGTTGTTTACAAATACCACCAGGCGTCCTTCAGCCTGCCAGCTTTCGGGGTCAAAACTTCCCTTTTTGTCCAAGATGACAAGGTGCAAGGGCTTGCCGCTGTCCGTTTTACCCATCTTCTTCAGCTGAACCTCCGAAAAATCTTCGGCCAATTTTTCATAATAAGCCATCACATCGGCATAGGCAGGAGTGGCTATTCCTCCCGAAGA
It encodes:
- a CDS encoding DUF6787 family protein, which produces MNENGFLKRLQQKWQLKSIWQVLLVLLVFACTGFTVLFIKQPIFDLLGVDMSSGGFWKTVFYLLLVLPLYQIMLLAYGFLFGQFSFFWEKEKKIFKRIGALFIRKRK
- a CDS encoding M14 family metallopeptidase encodes the protein MKKLILVLTLAGFVFTAFAQQQYTTLFESSGGIATPAYADVMAYYEKLAEDFSEVQLKKMGKTDSGKPLHLVILDKKGSFDPESWQAEGRLVVFVNNGIHPGEPVGIDASMMYLRDILQGKENWEEDMVLALIPVYNIGGHLNRNSTTRVNQEGPKAHGFRGNARNYDLNRDFIKTDTENSKSFQEIFQWLQPHVFIDTHTSNGADYQHVMTFIETQHNMLGGAAGKYMYEKLTPGLFSQMKERGSPLVPYVNVWGDVPENGWSQFKDSPRYSSGYASLFHTISYVPEAHMLKTYRQRVESMYKLFQSYTTVFERDREEIVTAVEADREAAKNQESFDFNYQIVKENPVKIDFLGYESGHKASEISGEPRLFYDRNKPFEAAVDFYDTYSPSLSIKKPNYYVIPQGWLKVVENLRRNQVHMKTVKADSTIRVTAYHITDFETLQKPYEGHYLHSNIQVRKTSQEVSLRAGDWLVPMDQSVNGFIMEVLEPQAEDSYFAWNYFDTILQSKEGYSAYVFEDLAADYLAQNPGLQEELEKKKAADTDFARDGSAQLRWVYEHSPWKEKEHMRYPIFRVD